The genomic window CCGCACATGGTGCAGACATCCTGATCAGAAGGCTGAGATGATTGCCGGAAAGCCCTGGCCTTCTCAGGGTCGATGGCGCATTCAAACTGGCTCTCCCAGTCGAGTGATTGACGTGCCCGGCTCATCCGGTGATCCGGGTCCATTGCCCCGGTCAAACCCTTTGCCAGGTCTCCGGCATGGGCCGCAATCCTCGATGCCATAATCCCCTCTTTGACATCTTCGGCCGTGGGCAGCCTGAGATGTTCGGCCGGGGTGACATAGCATAGAAAATCCGCCCCGTGCATGGCTGCCAGGGCCCCGCCGATGGCAGAGGTGATATGGTCATATCCCGGGGCGATGTCGGTGACCAGCGGGCCGAGCACATAAAACGGTGCATTGTGACATAATTTTTTTTGCAGCCTGACATTCATTTCCACCTCATGCAGCGGTACATGGCCCGGCCCTTCAATGATCACCTGCACATTCTTCTGCCAGGCCTGCCGGGTCAATTCCCCCAGGGTGATCAACTCCTCGATCTGGGGCGCATCTGACGCATCTTTTATGGCACCGGGCCTGAGTCCGTCCCCAAGACTGATACAGACATCACGGGCTTCACAGATATCGAGCAGCCGGTCAAAATGTTCATAAAAGGGATTTTCATTGCCTGTCTTTGCCATCCATTCAAAAAGGATGGCGCCTCCGCGGCTGACAATGCCGCACAGTCTCGGGTTGACCTGTATGCTGTGAGCGCATTTCCGGTTGAGACCGGCATGGATGGTGATGAAATCGATTCCGTTGTCCGCATGGATTTCCACGGTTTCAAACCAGTCATCCAGGGTAATCTCTTCAGTGGGCTTGCCGGTTCGGGTCAATGTGTCGTAAACAGGAACGGTTCCGATCATTACCGGCACCTCTGCCACGAGCCGCTTCCTGAATGCTTCGGTATCGCCTGAAACACTTAAATCCATGACCGCATCCGCCTTGTATTGCAGGGCCAATTTTGCCTTGTTCATCTCGGCATCAAATGAGCATACATCCCTTGAAACCCCGAGATTGACATTGATTTTGGTTCTCAGGCCCTGCCCGACCCCGGCAGCCATCAGGTTCAGGTGGTTTTTGTTTGCCGGAATGGCGATGTGTCCCCTGGCGACCCGTTCCATCAGGTCCTGTCTGGATATGGTTTCTTCGGCAAGCACCTGTTCCATCTGCGGGGTAAAAATCCCTTTTCTGGCGGCATCAATCTGGGTTGTGTATGTCCTGTGCATCTAATCTCTCCTTTAATTTCTCTTATTCTCTCT from Desulfotignum phosphitoxidans DSM 13687 includes these protein-coding regions:
- the thiC gene encoding phosphomethylpyrimidine synthase ThiC — translated: MHRTYTTQIDAARKGIFTPQMEQVLAEETISRQDLMERVARGHIAIPANKNHLNLMAAGVGQGLRTKINVNLGVSRDVCSFDAEMNKAKLALQYKADAVMDLSVSGDTEAFRKRLVAEVPVMIGTVPVYDTLTRTGKPTEEITLDDWFETVEIHADNGIDFITIHAGLNRKCAHSIQVNPRLCGIVSRGGAILFEWMAKTGNENPFYEHFDRLLDICEARDVCISLGDGLRPGAIKDASDAPQIEELITLGELTRQAWQKNVQVIIEGPGHVPLHEVEMNVRLQKKLCHNAPFYVLGPLVTDIAPGYDHITSAIGGALAAMHGADFLCYVTPAEHLRLPTAEDVKEGIMASRIAAHAGDLAKGLTGAMDPDHRMSRARQSLDWESQFECAIDPEKARAFRQSSQPSDQDVCTMCGDFCAVKRVRDLGKDRESQSAGFSG